One Pseudomonas entomophila genomic window carries:
- a CDS encoding EboA domain-containing protein, with protein MNMDVTVPQPRLAEHSRALDQLLDETEKRWWQQAQERLRQSPDANTAALFSSQCKRHLRDQAVPGADGWSTIELARALLLTCVVGLQHEEARPALLEQLFQWGDDQEKVALLKALDDLDSEGRCLELALFAGRTSNPRVFAALALDTPYASRHYPERAFHQLVLKALGMGLDAARVSGLAQRQGAPLNQLALDLMDEQLAAGRPVSPSLPRLIAFGLLSPPQRKRLAGLYQQQRLPTEWHEHLFGS; from the coding sequence ATGAACATGGACGTCACCGTGCCCCAGCCACGGCTGGCCGAACACAGCCGGGCCCTGGATCAACTGCTCGACGAAACCGAAAAACGCTGGTGGCAGCAGGCCCAGGAACGCCTGCGGCAATCGCCGGACGCCAATACCGCCGCCCTGTTCAGCAGCCAATGCAAGCGCCACCTGCGTGACCAGGCGGTGCCCGGCGCCGATGGCTGGAGCACCATCGAGCTGGCCCGCGCCTTGCTGCTGACCTGTGTCGTCGGCCTGCAGCACGAAGAGGCCCGCCCGGCGCTGCTGGAGCAACTGTTCCAATGGGGTGACGACCAGGAAAAAGTCGCCCTGCTCAAGGCCCTCGATGACCTCGACAGCGAGGGGCGCTGCCTCGAGCTGGCGCTGTTCGCCGGCCGCACCAGCAACCCACGGGTCTTCGCCGCCCTGGCACTGGACACGCCCTATGCGTCCCGTCACTACCCGGAGCGGGCCTTCCATCAACTGGTGCTAAAGGCGCTGGGCATGGGCCTCGATGCCGCACGGGTGAGCGGCCTGGCGCAGCGCCAGGGCGCGCCCCTCAACCAGCTGGCCCTCGACCTGATGGACGAACAGCTCGCTGCCGGGCGCCCGGTATCGCCCAGCCTGCCCCGGTTGATCGCCTTCGGCCTGCTCAGCCCGCCGCAGCGCAAGCGCCTGGCGGGCCTGTACCAGCAGCAACGCTTGCCGACGGAGTGGCACGAGCACCTCTTCGGCAGCTGA
- a CDS encoding UbiA family prenyltransferase: MSQPQASLKTWMTLGRVSNLPTVWTNALAAALLASSTGALAPPSGLVWALLLVTLSLLYLAGMLLNDLLDADWDQRHNNPRPITLGLVSCRQVKLATLLLLALAGASALGLSQLTEQPQWLLGSITLLVGCILGYNLLHKKYVHSVWLMGACRSALYLTAAASLTVPPEPIWLCAILLGVYISGLTYLASQEHRNQLLSRLPLLLMLSPLALAIYAETLWFWPVLLLWLGWLGRHYWLHLANPQRLKVRAFIGAGLAALPLFDALVMAVANQPLGSLFCVLMFFLLPHFQRWIKPT; encoded by the coding sequence ATGAGCCAGCCCCAGGCGAGCCTCAAGACCTGGATGACCCTGGGCCGGGTCTCCAACCTGCCAACGGTATGGACCAACGCCCTCGCCGCCGCCCTCCTGGCCAGCAGCACCGGCGCCCTGGCGCCACCTTCGGGGCTGGTGTGGGCACTGCTGCTGGTGACGCTGTCGCTCCTTTACCTGGCTGGCATGCTACTGAACGACCTGCTGGACGCCGATTGGGACCAGCGACACAACAACCCCCGCCCGATTACCCTGGGCCTGGTCAGTTGCCGGCAAGTAAAGCTCGCGACACTTCTCCTGCTGGCCCTGGCGGGTGCCTCGGCACTGGGCCTGAGCCAGTTGACCGAGCAGCCACAGTGGTTGCTGGGCAGCATCACCCTGCTGGTCGGCTGCATCCTCGGCTACAACCTGTTGCATAAAAAGTACGTGCACAGCGTCTGGCTGATGGGTGCCTGCCGCTCGGCGCTGTACCTCACCGCAGCGGCCAGCCTGACGGTGCCGCCGGAACCCATCTGGCTCTGCGCGATCCTGCTGGGCGTGTACATCAGCGGGCTGACCTACCTGGCCAGCCAGGAGCACCGCAACCAGTTGCTCAGCCGCCTGCCCCTGCTGCTGATGCTCAGCCCCCTGGCCCTGGCGATCTACGCCGAGACCTTGTGGTTCTGGCCGGTGCTGCTGCTCTGGCTGGGCTGGCTCGGTCGCCACTACTGGCTGCACCTGGCCAATCCGCAGCGCTTGAAGGTCCGCGCCTTCATCGGTGCCGGCCTGGCCGCCCTGCCCTTGTTCGATGCCCTGGTGATGGCCGTGGCCAACCAGCCCCTGGGCAGCCTGTTCTGCGTGCTGATGTTTTTCCTGCTTCCCCACTTTCAACGCTGGATCAAACCGACATGA